The genomic DNA ACTCATCAATGTGAATAGATGTAAATATATCTTCACGAACAACTTTTTCTGAAATTACAATTGCATCCTCAAAGTTATACCCTTTCCAAGGCATAAAGGCTACTTTCATATTTCTTCCTAAAGCTAATTCTCCTTTTTGTGTTGCATAACCTTCACAAAGAACTTGACCTTCTTCAACTCTATCTCCTTTTTCAACAATCGGTTTTAAGTTAATATTAGTTCCTTGGTTGGTTTTTCTGAATTTAATTAAGTTATAAGAAATTTCATCAGATTCAAAACTTACAAGTTTCTCCTCGTCTGTTCTATCATACTTAATCGTAATTTTACGAGCATCTACATAAATAACTTCTCCAGGTCCTTCTGCATTGATTAAAATACGAGAATCTTTTGCAACTCTGCGTTCTAAACCTGTACCTACAATTGGAGACTCTGGTCTTAATAATGGAACTGCTTGACGCATCATGTTAGATCCCATTAATGCTCGATTGGCATCATCATGTTCCAAGAAAGGAATTAAAGATGCAGATATAGAAGCAATTTGATTTGGAGCAACGTCCATCAAATTAATTTCATTTCGAGTAACAACAGGAAAATCACCTTCTTCTCTAGCAATAACTTTATCTAAAACAATAGATCCATCCTCATTCAATTCTAAGTTAGATTGGGCAGTTTTCATACCTTCTTCTTCCTCTGCACTTAAATAAATAGGTTCATCTGTTGATACGATACCATTATCCACTTTTCTGTAAGGAGTTTCAATAAACCCTAAATTATTCACTTTTGCGAAAACAGCAAGTGATGAAATTAAACCAATATTTGGTCCCTCAGGAGTTTCAATTGGACACAAACGACCATAGTGGGTATAGTGAACATCACGAACTTCGAAACCTGCTCTTTCTCTTGATAAACCACCCGGTCCAAGAGCAGATAATCTACGCTTGTGAGTAATCTCTGCTAATGGATTCGTTTGATCCATAAACTGAGATAATTGGTTGGTACCAAAAAATGAGTTAATTACTGACGATAATGTTTTAGCGTTAATCAAATCGATAGGTGTAAACACCTCGTTATCACGTACATTCATACGTTCACGAATTGTTCTAGCCATACGTGCTAAACCAACACCGAATTGACCTGCTAATTGCTCACCAACAGTTCTTACACGTCTGTTAGATAAGTGATCAATATCATCTACCTCTGCTTTAGAGTTAATTAATTCAATAAGATATTTAATTATAGTTATAATATCTAACTTCGTTAATACTTTCTGATCAATAGGTTCATTCAACTGAAGTTTAGTGTTCATTCTAAAACGACCAACTTCTCCTAAATTATAACGTTGTTCTGAAAAGAATAACTTATCTATAATACCTCTTGCAGTCTCCTCATCTGGCGGTTCTGCATTACGTAATTGTCTATAAATATGTTCTACAGCTTCTTTTTCAGAATTTGTAGGATCCTTTTGTAATGTATTATGAATAATTGCATAGTCTGCCATATCGTTATCTTCTTTATGAAGTAAAACGGTTTTAGCACCTGCATCAATTATCTCATCAATATGTTCTTTATCTAAAATTGTATCACGATCGAAAATAATTTCATTTCTTTCAATAGATACAACTTCTCCAGTATCTTCATCTACGAAATCTTCATGCCAAGTTTTTAAAACTCTAGCAGCCAATTTGCGACCTAATACTTTTTTTAACCCAGCTTTAGAAACTTTTACTTCTTCAGCAAGATCAAAAATTTCTAAAATATCTTTATCTCTTTCAAAACCTATAGCTCTGAATAATGTTGTTACTGGTAATTTTTTCTTTCTATCAATATAAGCATACATTACTTGATTGATATCGGTAGCAAACTCTATCCAAGAACCTTTAAAAGGAATTACCCTAGCAGAATATAATTTTGTTCCGTTTGCATGGAAAGATTGCCCAAAGAATACACCAGGAGACCTGTGTAATTGAGAAACTACAACACGCTCTGCACCATTAATTACAAAGGTACCTGAGTTTGTCATATAAGGAATTGTACCAAGATATACATCTTGAACAATAGTTTCGAAATCTTCGTGTTCTGGGTCTGTACAATATAATTTTAGACGTGCTTTTAAAGGCACACTATGTGTTAAACCTCTTTCAATACATTCTTGAATTGAATATCTTGGTGGGTCTACAAAGTAATCTAAAAACTCTAATACAAATTGATTTCTTGTATCAGTAATTGGAAAGTTATCCATGAAGGTTTTGTATAAACCTTCTTCACCTCTTTCTTCTGCCTTAGTCTGAAGTTGGAAAAAATCTTGAAAAGATTTTACCTGAATATCCAAAAAGTCTGGATACTCTTTAATCATTTGAGAAGTAGCGAAGTTGATTCTTTCAGTAGTGTTTTTCGTTGCCAAAAGAGAATATTTTTTTGATTAAAATCTGAAATAAAATAAAAAACGAATATATACACAAAATGGTTTAGGTCTAGAAACGAAAGTTTCTAGTACCTAAACCTAAATTTGTTTTCCCAATACGCCTTAACGCTGGGAGTAATAGCTTATTTAAGCTCTACCTCAGCTCCAGCTTCTTCTAATGATGCTTTAAGCGCTGCTGCTTCATCCTTAGTTACACCTTCTTTAACTGCTGCTGGTGCGCTATCAACGATACCTTTAGCTTCTTTCAAACCTAAACCAGTTAATTCTTTAACTAATTTTACAACTGCAAGTTTAGAACCACCTGCTGCAGTTAAAATTACGTCAAATTCAGTTTGCTCTTCTGCTTCATCTTCTCCTCCTGCTGCTGGTCCTGCTACCGCTACTGCTGCTGCTGCTGGCTCAATACCATACTCATCTTTTAATATAGTAGCTAATTCATTAACTTCTTTTACTGTTAAGTTAACTAATTGCTCTGCGAAATCTTTTAATTCTGCCATTGTAATTGTTTTTAAAATGTTGTTTATTATAGTTTATTTGTGCGCGTAATTATTTCTCAGATAATGTTTTAACGATACCTGAAAGTATTTGTCCACCTGATTGTAATGCTGAAATAACATTCTTAGCAGGAGACTGTAATAATCCAATGATTTCTCCAATAAGTTCTTCTCTAGATTTAATATCTACTAAAGCATCTAATTGATCATCACCGATATAGATAGATTCTTCTGCAAATGCACCTTTTAATAAAGGCTTATTCTTAGATTTCTTTCTAAATTCTTTGATTAATTTCGCAGGTGCATTCGCAGCCTCAGAAATCATCATTGAAGTATTTCCTTTTAATACTGTTGGTAAGTCTCCAAAATCTTTATCTGAAGCTTCCATTGCTTTTGCAAGTAATGTATTCTTAACAACTGATAACTGAACATTAGCCTTAAAACAAGCTCTACGTAAATTAGAGGTCGTTTGTGCGTTTAATCCAGAAATATCTGCTAAATATAACGTATTTGTGTCTGCTAATACTGCTGTTAAATCTTGTATTACTTGTGATTTCTCTTCTCTAGTCATGATTATAAGTTTTAACGTATTAAACAGCTTTCACCTCAACCTCAATACTAGGACTCATAGTACTAGACATAAAAACGCTTTTCACATACGTTCCTTTTGCAGTTGTTGGTTTCAATTTAATAATTGTTTGTATTAACTCGTTTGCATTTTCTTCAATTTTCTTAGCATCAAAAGATACTTTACCAATTGCAGCATGAACGATACCAGTTTTGTCAACTTTAAAGTCAATTTTACCAGCTTTTACATCTTGTACAGCTTTTGCAACATCCATTGTTACAGTACCAGTTTTTGGATTTGGCATTAAACCTCTAGGACCTAAAATTCTTCCTAATGGTCCTAACTTACCCATTACACTCGGCATTGTAATAATAACATCTACATCTGTCCATCCTCCTTTAATCTTTTGAAGGTATTCATCTAATCCAACATAATCTGCACCTGCTGCTGTAGCTTCTGCTTCTTTATCTGGAGTTACTAATGCTAATACTTTTACATCTTTTCCAGTTCCGTGAGGTAATGTTACAACTCCACGAACCATTTGATTTGCTTTACGAGGATCTACTCCTAAACGTATTGCTAAATCTACTGATGCATCAAACTTTACATTAGTAATGTCTTTGACTAGCGCTGAAGCTGCTGCTAAATCATAAGATTTAGAGCTATCTACCTTTGCGTAAGCTTCTTTTTGCTTTTTTGTTAATTTTGCCATTTTACTACTTTTTATAAAGTTTATGCTGGTGCATCACCTTTTACTGTTAATCCCATAGAACGTGCTGTACCTGCAATCATACGCATTGCTGAAGAAATTTCAAAGGCATTTAAATCTACCATTTTATCTTCTGCAATCGCTTTAATTTGATCCCAAGTAACTGATGCTACTTTCTTTCTGTTTGGTTCTCCAGAACCTTTTTTAATTTTGGCCGCTTCTAGTAACTGAACTGCTGCAGGAGGAGTTTTTACAACAAAATCAAACGATTTGTCTTTATAAACAGTAATCGCAACAGGCAAAACTTTACCTTGTTTATCTTGCGTTCTTGCATTAAACTGTTTACAGAACTCCATAATGTTAACACCAGCAGCTCCTAAAGCGGGTCCAACCGGCGGCGATGGATTCGCTGCGCCTCCCCTTACTTGTAACTTAACTACTTTACTAACTTCTTTTGCCATTTTAAAAATGTTTAATGATTTGTTTTAATTTGGAAGCTAAAAACAAATCGATATCTATATATATTTGTGTAACAATTATATCTTTTCTACTTGCATATAACTTAATTCTAAAGGTGTCTTTCTTCCGAATATCTTCACCATTACTTCAAGTTTACGCTTTTCTTCATTTACTTTTTCTATTGTTCCGTCAAATCCATTAAAAGGACCATCAACAACTTTTACAGTTTCCCCAATATTAAAAGGAATTGCAATATTTTCATCTTGAACAGAAAGTTCATCAACCTTACCTAACATTCTATTCACTTCCGATTTACGCATAGGAACAGGCTCACCACCTTTGACTTCACCTAAAAAGCCAATAACTCCCGTAATCCCTTTAATTACGTGAGGTACTTCTCCTGAAAGATTAGCTTCCACCATAATATAACCAGGAAAATAAACTCTTTCTCTGTTTACCTTCTTTCCGTTTCTTATCTGAATAACTTTTTCTGTAGGTACAATAACTTGACTTACATAATCTGATAAACCAACACGTGATATTTCAGTTTCTATATAAGCTTTAACTTTATTTTCTTGTCCACCAATGGCTCTAACTACATACCATTTCATTACTGAATCAGCTGCCATTATTAGTTAGATTTAAACATTGAGAAAAAATTATCTAAACCTGTTTGAAAAACATAGTCTATACCAGCTACTGCTAATGCGAACAAGATAGTAAATACAGCTACAGTTACTGTTGTTTTTTGAGCATCTTCTTTTGAGATCCAAGTCATATGATTACTTAACTCATCAAAAGAATCTTTAATATATTGTATAAACTTCATTCTACTTGTATGTTTTTGCACGGGCGGAGAGATTCGAACTCCCGACAGCTGGTTTTGGAGACCAGTGCTCTACCGCTGAACTACGCCCGTTTCTTATTCATTGATAAAGGCGTTCCGTTAAAAACGGAACACCCTTAAAATTTATTTACTAATAAATTAATAATAATATTAATCTAATAATTCAGTTACCTGACCAGCTCCAACTGTTCTACCACCCTCACGGATTGCGAAACGTAAACCAATATTTAATGCAATTGGTTGAATTAAGTCTACAGTAATTGTTAAGTTATCTCCTGGCATTACCATTTCTACACCATCAGGCAAGTTAATTGTACCTGTTACATCTGTAGTTCTAACATAGAACTGTGGACGATAGTTGTTATGAAATGGAGTATGACGACCACCTTCTTCTTTCTTTAAAACATATACTTCTGCTTTAAATTTAGCGTGTGGTGTTACAGAACCTGGCTTACAGATTACCATACCTCTTTTTATATCTTCTTTAGCAATACCTCTTAACAAGATACCTGCATTATCTCCTGCTTCACCTCTATCTAAGATTTGACGGAACATTTCAATACCAGTAACAGTAGAAGTCATTTTCACAGCTCCCATACCAATAATATCAACAACATCACCTGTATTTGCAATACCAGTTTCGATACGACCTGTAGCAACAGTTCCACGACCGGTAATTGAAAACACATCTTCAACAGGCATTAAGAAATCTTTATCAACTTCTCTTAAAGGCTCTTCAATCCAAACATCAACTTGTGCCATCAATTCCAACACAGTATCAACCCATTTTTGTTCACCATTTAACGCTCCTAAAGCAGAACCTGAAACAACAGGACCATTATCTCCATCATAATCATAGAAAGACAACAATTCTCTTACTTCCATATCAACTAACTCAAGTAACTCCTCATCATCTACCATGTCAACTTTATTCAAGAAAACAACCATACGAGGAATACCTACCTGACGACCTAATAAAATATGCTCTCTAGTTTGAGGCATTGGACCATCTGTAGCAGCAACTACTAATATAGCACCATCCATTTGAGCAGCACCTGTTACCATATTTTTCACGTAATCCGCGTGACCTGGACAATCAACGTGAGCATAGTGACGATTTGCTGTTTGATATTCTACATGTGAAGTATTAATTGTAATACCTCTTTCTTTTTCTTCTGGTGCATTATCAATCTGATCAAATGATCTTGCTTCAGAAAAACCAGCATCAGCTAATACTTTAGTAATAGCCGCAGTTAATGTAGTCTTACCGTGATCTACGTGTCCGATTGTACCAATGTTTAAGTGTGGTTTCGAACGGTCAAAATTTGCTTTTGCCATGATTATTAATTTTAATTCTTAGTTTAAATATATTTAATGTGTAATAATACATAAATGAGCCAGCGATGGGACTTGAACCCACGACCTCATCCCTACCAAGGATGCGCTCTACCAACTGAGCTACACCGGCTTGTTGATATTTTGAGCGAAAGACCGGGTTCGAACCGGCGACATTCAGCTTGGAAGGCTGACGCTCTACCAACTGAGCTACTTTCGCGTTATGTAAATTGTGGGGAGAGCAGGATTCGAACCTGCGAAGACGTAGTCAACGGAGTTACAGTCCGTCCTCGTTGGCCGCTTGAGTATCTCCCCTTTAATTTACTATTTTAATGAACTTAAAGCTACCTTCGTAACTTATTTTTTTTGAGCCGATGGAGGGACTCGAACCCACGACCTGCTGATTACAAATCAGCTGCTCTAGCCAGCTGAGCTACATCGGCTTTTGATGTTAAAAAACAACCCGCTATTTCTAACGGATTGCAAATATATAAAGTTTTCTCGTATTTCAAAACTTATTTATAATATTTTTTTGTTTTTTTCTTGTTTTATGAAATTTGAGCATCTCTTTGCTTCTCTTTAGATCTCTTTAATTGTCTTTTTAAATTATCAACAGCAGCGTTTACGCCTTCTTCGAAGGTTTTTGTTTCTCTTTTTACGATCAATTCACTTCCAGGGATATTTATTTTTATTTCTGTGATTTTATTTTCTTTATCACTTGTATTTTGAACTTTTAAAAAAATCTCTGCATTTACGATCTTATCATGGAACTTTGTTAATGTCGAAACTTTAGTTTCTACAAATTCAATTAATTCGTTATCTGCGTTAAAATTTACTGATTGCGTGAATACTTTCATTTAGTCGTTTTTTTTATTGCTTCTAGGGTGAGCCTGATTATACACTTTTTTTATTGCATCAAGACTATTATGCGTATAGACTTGTGTGGAAGCTAAAGAAGAATGCCCTAGCAACTCTTTAACTGAATTTAAATCTGCTCCTTCATTTAAAAGGTGTGTTGCAAAAGAGTGCCTTAAAATATGAGGACTCTTTTTTACCTTTGAAGAGACCTGACTAAAGTAAGAATTTATAATTCTGTACACAAGTGTTTCATATAGTTTATTTCCTTTTGAAGTAATTAAAAGAAATTCTGAATTAAATCTATTTTTCGATTTTAACTCTACATACTTATTTAAAGTTTCTAATACAGAAGTAAGTATTGGTACAAAGCGCTCCTTATTTCTTTTCCCTAAAACTTTAATGGTCTTTTCCGAAATATTTACCTCCGCTTCTTTTATATTTATTAATTCTGTTCTTCGGATGCCAGTTGAATACAAAAGTTCTACTATTAACTTATTTCTAATAGCATCAAAATTTTCTTCTTCATCTATGTTTTGTATTACAGTATTAATTTCTCTAGAAGTAAAAGGGACTTGCACTTTCTTAGCTACTTTTAATGCTTTATGCTTAGAAAGCGGATTGTTCTCTATCTGTTCTGACTTCTGAAGATATTTGTAAAACGATTTTAATGAACTAACTTTTCTATTGATGCTATTGTTTGAAATATGAGTGTCAACCAAGCTAACAACCCAACTTCTTACTTGTGCATAATTTACTTCAATTAAATTCTCTTGATCATATGTAACCTCACAAAAATCTTTAAAAGCAACTAAATCTGTTTTATACGCTGTAATTGTATGTTTAGAATAACTTTTCTCTAAAAAAAGATATTCTAAAAATGATGTTATGTAGCTGTTCTCTTTTAACAATTCGTCTTCTTTGTATCAAAGTTACTAAAATTAAATGCAAAAAAAATCTCGTAACACAAAATTGTGTTACGAGATTTATACTCTAAAAAATAAGTTATTTCTAACCTACTTCTTCTTGTGTTCTTAATCTCTGAACGTAAGAAGCTTTAATTCTCTGAGCTCTATTAGCTACAGAAGGTTTTGTAAAGTTCTTTCTAGCACGCAAGTTCTTCATCGTTTTTGTACGATCGAATTTTCTCTTGTAACGCTTTAAAGCTCTATCGATATTCTCTCCTTCTTTAATTGGTATAATTAACATAAGTTGGCACCTCCCTTCATAGTATCTTTATATTTTGAATAGTAACTAAACTATTGGTTTATTTTTTGGACTGCAAATGTAATTACAAATTCTGAAATGACAATTACCTAAATTGAATTATTTTTCAGATATAGGTTTGCGTTAGTGATTGAACGGTTTGTTTAAGCTCTTTTGTTTTGATAAAAACAAAAAGCGAGTAGTGAAAGCACGACCTTTAGGTAACGCTCTAAAAATATTTAATTCTCAAAAATAAATAAACGCTACTACTTTAAAACTTTTCTAACCTAAAACTACGTTGCTGGCTTGTATTCTTTATTATCAATTATCATTTTTGCAATAATTTCCTTTAAAATCTCTGAAGTTCCACCACCAATTGGTCCTAATCTACTATCTCTTAATAAACGCGCCATCGGATACTCTTCCATATAACCATAACCGCCTAATAGTTGAAGTGCGTCATAAATAACTTCGTCTGCCATTTTTGTAGATAATAACTTAGACATACTTGCTTCTTTAACTACATAAGAACCTTGGTCTAACCTCTTCGTGATTGAGTAATTATACTCTTTACACATATCTACTTTACTAGCCATTTCTGCAATTTTATGTCTTAAAACTTGAAACTTGTCTAAAGATTTACCAAAAGCAACTCTTTCTTGCATGTAACCTATAGCATACTCTACTGCAAATTCTGCTCTTGCGTGTGCATTAACACCCATAATTAAGCGCTCTAAGGCAAAGTGCTGCATAATATAAGGAAAACCTTTTCCTTCTTCTCCCATTAAACTTTCTAATGGAATTTCTACATTATCGAAAGCTAATTCTGCAGTATCTGAAGCACGCCAACCTAATTTATCTAATTTGGTTGCTGAGATTCCTGGAGTCTCTCTGTCTACAACAAAAATACTGATTCCTTTATACTTGTCTGAAGGATCTGTTTTTGCTGCAACGATTAAATAATCTGAATAAACCCCATTTGTAATAAACGTTTTAGAGCCATTTAAAATGTATTTATCTCCATCTTTTATTGCTGTAGAACGCATTCCTGCAACATCACTTCCCCCGAAAGGTTCTGTAATACAAAGACACCCTATTTTTTCTCCTGCTACACTTGGCACCAAGTATTTTTGTTTGATAAACTCTGTCCCTTCTTTATTTAAATGCGTCATAGCTAGAAATTCGTGCGCCCACATTGCTGCCGCAAATCCGCCAGAATTTATTTTCTGTAATTCTTCTAAAAAGATTACCGTGTAAAATAAATCTAAATCTAAACCTCCGTACTCTTCTGGTGTACAAAGTCCGAAATAACCCATTTCGCCAAATTTACTCCAAATAAATCTTTCAATGGTTCCTGTTTTTTCCCATTTATCTATATAAGGAACTACTTCTTTTTGTAAAAAATCTTTGAAACTAGCACGAAAAGCCTCGTGCTCTTCAGTAAAGTACATACTGTTCATCTGGTACGGAATTTGAGTTATTTATTCAGCGACCAAATATAAGACTATTCTATCATACAAATTCAAAGGAAAACCACTGATCTTTTTTAATTCTGAAATTTCTTGTAGTTCAGCCACTTCATCTCTATATTCAAAAATCATTTTACATAATTCGTAATCTATGTAAGGGTTTTTAAGTAATTCTCTGAAAGTAACCGTATTTACATTCTTTTTTTGAATATTTGGCAATTTAGTTATCTTAAAAATAGCGCCCACTCTGTCTGCTATTTCCTTCTCTAAACCCCAAACTTCATACAGTTGATTTTCAATGGAAAAACCTTGTAATTTAGAACGATACTTAATAATTCTTTCAGAAAGTTTTTCTCCAATTCCAGATATTGTCTTTAAATCTTCTAAAGTTGCTTTATTAATATCTGTAGTTGATAATTTATGCTTTGGTTTTTTAGAATAAAAGCTATTATTAATAGATGTTGGTGAATTGGTGTTCTGATTTCTTTTTGTAATCCAATCTGGAAATTTAAAATAGGGAGAAATTTTGTTTAAAAGTGAATCTGAAATAGTAGTCACTTTCTGAAATTCTTTTTTTGAATTGACAAACTTCCCTGCTTTTCTAAATATTAAAAGTCTATCTATTTCATCTAAAGACATACCTAATTGCGCTCCTTTATAATCTGTAATGTAATTAGGATTGAAAGGGTAAATTTTAGACCTCTTATTTTTTATACTTAGAACTTTTAAACAATCGATTTGTTTGTGAAACGCTAAATTTCTTGGGGATTCTAAATTTACATTTTCTTCAGGAGAGAAATTTACAAACACTATAACAACTTGAAATATAGTAATGCTTATTGCTAAAAGAAAAACCCCATTTCTTTGGCTTTTATTGTACCAGAAATGGGGTTTAAATATGTTCATATAGAAGTTTTAAGCTTTGTCTGCCTTAATAGCACTCATATATTTTTTTAATTCTTCTTTCACTTTTGGCGCTAACAATATAAGACCAATCATGTTCGGAACCATCATTGCAAAAACCATGGCATCTGAGAAGCCAATAACAGAACCTAAACTTGCTGCTGCACCAATGACTACAAATACACAGAAAATTACTTTGTATACATACTCCATTTTTTTAGATCTACCAAATAAATAAGCCCAACCTTGAAAACCGTAGTAAGACCAAGATATCATAGAACTAAAGGCAAATAAAACAACAGCAACAGTTAAGACGTAAGGAAACCAAGAAATTGCAGATTCAAATGCACCTGAGGTTAATAAGATAGCTTGAGCTTCATTTAAAGACCCATTTTCTGCGGCAACATTTCCAGTAATAATTAAGACCAAAGCGGTCATTGTACAAACCACAACTGTATCTATAAATGGTTCTAATAAAGCAACCATACCTTCACTTGCTGCATATTTTGTTTTTACTGCAGAGTGCGCAATAGATGCAGAACCAATACCTGCTTCATTTGAAAAAGCTGCCCTTCTAAATCCTTGTACTAAAACTCCTACTGCTCCACCGGCTACTCCTTCTGGGCTAAATGCACCATTAAATATTTGCATGAATGCATCACCAATCATAGCATAGTTTGAAAAAATAACAAATAAAGAAGCTGCTACATAGATAGCTACCATAAATGGAACAATTTTATCAGTTACTTTTGCTATTTTTTTAATTCCACCGATAATTACAATACCAACTAAAACAGCCATTATCAAACCAAATAACCATCCTTTACCATGTAAAACAGAAACTCCACCTACTGGTGTCGTAATATTTTCTACTAACTGAAATGCTTGGTTTACTTGAAACATGTTTCCACCACCAAAAGAACCTCCAATTACAAAAATTGCAAATAATGCTGCTAATATTTTTCCTAGTTTCTTATTTTTTAACCCTTTTGTAAGATAATACATCGGACCTCCATAAACCGTTCCGTCAGATTCAATATCTCTATACTTTACTCCTAATGTACATTCTACAAATTTTGATGCCATTCCTAAGAAACCAGCAACAATCATCCAGAAAGTAGCACCCGCACCACCAATTGAAACAGCAATTGCAACACCTGCAATATTACCCAAACCTACTGTTGCAGACAAAGCTGCTGTTAGAGCCTGAAAATGTGTAACTTCCCCATCATGCCCCTCTATTCTTATTGTGTCTGGATTATCTTCTTCATCTGTAAATTTAGATTTTTCTATTACGACATTATGATCTACCCTATTTTCTAACTCATCATACTTACCTCTAACAATATTTATTGAAGTAAAAAACCCCCTAAAGTTTATAAAATTAAAATAAAACGTAAAGTACAATGCACCTAAAATTAAAGGGAATAAAACCCAATAAATACTAACTGTATCTGAGAAAGGAATCTGATAAAAAATGATATCTACAAACCAACCTGTTGCATTTCCAAATGCTTCGTCAATTTGCTTATCTAGACCTTTTTCTTGTGCAAATGTAAAAAAGGGCATTGCTAAAAATAACAACGAAAGAAGTTTTTTATTCATAATATATTTTGATTAATTTAAAATTAGTAATGCGCAATATCATAAAAAAAAATTAAAAATTACAAATTACGT from Polaribacter sp. ALD11 includes the following:
- the raiA gene encoding ribosome-associated translation inhibitor RaiA is translated as MKVFTQSVNFNADNELIEFVETKVSTLTKFHDKIVNAEIFLKVQNTSDKENKITEIKINIPGSELIVKRETKTFEEGVNAAVDNLKRQLKRSKEKQRDAQIS
- a CDS encoding tyrosine-type recombinase/integrase; protein product: MLKENSYITSFLEYLFLEKSYSKHTITAYKTDLVAFKDFCEVTYDQENLIEVNYAQVRSWVVSLVDTHISNNSINRKVSSLKSFYKYLQKSEQIENNPLSKHKALKVAKKVQVPFTSREINTVIQNIDEEENFDAIRNKLIVELLYSTGIRRTELINIKEAEVNISEKTIKVLGKRNKERFVPILTSVLETLNKYVELKSKNRFNSEFLLITSKGNKLYETLVYRIINSYFSQVSSKVKKSPHILRHSFATHLLNEGADLNSVKELLGHSSLASTQVYTHNSLDAIKKVYNQAHPRSNKKND
- the rpsU gene encoding 30S ribosomal protein S21, which encodes MLIIPIKEGENIDRALKRYKRKFDRTKTMKNLRARKNFTKPSVANRAQRIKASYVQRLRTQEEVG
- a CDS encoding acyl-CoA dehydrogenase family protein; the encoded protein is MNSMYFTEEHEAFRASFKDFLQKEVVPYIDKWEKTGTIERFIWSKFGEMGYFGLCTPEEYGGLDLDLFYTVIFLEELQKINSGGFAAAMWAHEFLAMTHLNKEGTEFIKQKYLVPSVAGEKIGCLCITEPFGGSDVAGMRSTAIKDGDKYILNGSKTFITNGVYSDYLIVAAKTDPSDKYKGISIFVVDRETPGISATKLDKLGWRASDTAELAFDNVEIPLESLMGEEGKGFPYIMQHFALERLIMGVNAHARAEFAVEYAIGYMQERVAFGKSLDKFQVLRHKIAEMASKVDMCKEYNYSITKRLDQGSYVVKEASMSKLLSTKMADEVIYDALQLLGGYGYMEEYPMARLLRDSRLGPIGGGTSEILKEIIAKMIIDNKEYKPAT
- a CDS encoding helix-hairpin-helix domain-containing protein codes for the protein MNIFKPHFWYNKSQRNGVFLLAISITIFQVVIVFVNFSPEENVNLESPRNLAFHKQIDCLKVLSIKNKRSKIYPFNPNYITDYKGAQLGMSLDEIDRLLIFRKAGKFVNSKKEFQKVTTISDSLLNKISPYFKFPDWITKRNQNTNSPTSINNSFYSKKPKHKLSTTDINKATLEDLKTISGIGEKLSERIIKYRSKLQGFSIENQLYEVWGLEKEIADRVGAIFKITKLPNIQKKNVNTVTFRELLKNPYIDYELCKMIFEYRDEVAELQEISELKKISGFPLNLYDRIVLYLVAE
- a CDS encoding sodium:alanine symporter family protein gives rise to the protein MNKKLLSLLFLAMPFFTFAQEKGLDKQIDEAFGNATGWFVDIIFYQIPFSDTVSIYWVLFPLILGALYFTFYFNFINFRGFFTSINIVRGKYDELENRVDHNVVIEKSKFTDEEDNPDTIRIEGHDGEVTHFQALTAALSATVGLGNIAGVAIAVSIGGAGATFWMIVAGFLGMASKFVECTLGVKYRDIESDGTVYGGPMYYLTKGLKNKKLGKILAALFAIFVIGGSFGGGNMFQVNQAFQLVENITTPVGGVSVLHGKGWLFGLIMAVLVGIVIIGGIKKIAKVTDKIVPFMVAIYVAASLFVIFSNYAMIGDAFMQIFNGAFSPEGVAGGAVGVLVQGFRRAAFSNEAGIGSASIAHSAVKTKYAASEGMVALLEPFIDTVVVCTMTALVLIITGNVAAENGSLNEAQAILLTSGAFESAISWFPYVLTVAVVLFAFSSMISWSYYGFQGWAYLFGRSKKMEYVYKVIFCVFVVIGAAASLGSVIGFSDAMVFAMMVPNMIGLILLAPKVKEELKKYMSAIKADKA